Genomic DNA from Candidozyma auris chromosome 1, complete sequence:
AGCTTTTCAAGGCGGATTCATAGCAGATATGGTCTTATGGCTTTCATACTTCTACAAATCTGGAGAGTTACCTCTTCGTTTGTCCTACTTCTGGACCGCAACTGCTCTCACAAAGATTGCAACCTCACTTCTTGCTTATGTTATTTTACGTATGAGAGGAATTGGAGGAATTACAGGTTGGCAATGGCTTTTCATTATTGAAGGAGGGATTGGCTTGGTGATTGGAATATGGTCATTTTACTTAATGGTACCGTCCGCCgttcaaacaaaaaataaGTTGCATCCCAAAGGTTGGTTTACcgagagagaagaaaaaattgttGTCAACAGAATCCTTCGAGATGACCCTTCTAAGGGAGGCATGCACAACAGACAAGCCTTGACCTTTAGACAGATTCTAGATGCTTTCTGGGACTACAATTTGTGGCCGATATATGCCATAGGGATGCTTGCATTCATGCCAATGAACACTGTACTGCCTTACATGGTTTTGGCAATGAAAAATCTAGGGTTTAGCACCTTCGACGTTAATTTGTTGACGATACCATCGCACATTCTTCAGATAGTGGGGTTGTTTTTCATAACTTGGCTTTCTGAAAAGGTGAATGAAAGATCGTTGGTGTGTCTTAGTTTGCCACTTTTTAGTATTCCATTCTTAGCTGCCATGAGATGGTGGAGTGGCACCATGGTGGATGCATGGGTAACGTGGTTTCTCGTGACGATGGTCTTGTCAGCACCTTACATCCATGCTATTTGCGTGGCTTGGGTTTCAAGGAATTCCAATTCCATCAAGTCAAGGTCCGTTTGCTCTGCGCTTTACAATATGCTCGTTCAATGTGGGCGAATAGCAGCCTTTAATATCTATCGAGAAGATGATTTGCCACTTTACAAGAGAGGGAATATGCAGCTTACTTTTATTATGATAGCTTTGATCCCGATAATCTTGATGACAAAGGCATACTACGTTTGGAAGAAcaaacagaaaaaaaagatctGGAGCTCAATGACCgttgaagagcaacaaAAGTATATTTTGAAGACTCTGGATAGTGGGAACAAGCGTCTTgatttcatttttgatcATTGAACACTTCCATGATTAGTAAGAAAAGGAGCTAAGGATTCAATTCAGACCCTGTCACTTCGGCTGAGTAGTGAGCGTAAGTGAATAACAATCACTGAAGATCAGCATGTCCAACATATGGAGTGTGTTGTACGACGGCACATTTATTCAAATCTATAGCGAACTTCTTTGCAGAGTTCGCCAGTGACCGTGAGGTGCGATAGGCCGATTTTCGAGCTTCATGTTTACAAAAGGCGGCTATAACAGAGGTCAGCTCTACTATGAAGTAGTAGCAATCTCAATATATATACATATTTTCCTATGATCTTACTTCATGGCCGTGTATGCCGAAAAAATAAACCTTGTTCTCCAGAAATATACACTGACGGACAGCTTACCTAATTCTCCTTTTTAGGTTGCCATCAATTTCTCTCTGCGCCCCATAGTCTAAAAATTCAAGGTTATTAATATAAGCTCATCATCCTTAAAAAACAATAGCTTTTGAGCTCAGTACAGAAGAAGCATGTGACTTTCAAACAACCATACGAGATGGAGCAAGAATTTTAATGTTTCGAAAGAAGCCTGGTTAGCTCAATCGGTAGAGCATTTGACTCTTAAGAAACATAAGGTCAATCAAAAGGTTGCGGGTTCGAGCCCCGCATCGGGCTTTTTTTACTATTTTTCACTAATAGATGTGGATTTACCTGAGAGAGCGGTCTAtatttttccttcttgaaatatCAAGCATGCTATTGAAATTGTTTCCCAAAAAATACCAAGAGCCCCACTAAATGCTCATCACTATATACATATACCAACCGCGCTTTGTGCCTCAGCCCATATAATTCCCTAGTCATATCACGAATTTGCTGAACGTCCAGCGATCTCGGGAGAAATAAACCGAAGTTAgatgatttcttcttcaagctcacACATATTGTTCGTAGATCAAATGGCTCCATCTTTTCGAGATCAAACTTTTTGTTATTGTAGTTTGGCCCACCCCAGGGAGGTGAGCAGAATGCAAAGTCAaacttcttccttctcaaAGGTATCCAGCTAGTTTCCTTCTTTAGCTGATGCCAATCCCCTTGTATAAATTCAATTGTATCGCAAACTCCATAAACAGAGGCATTCTGCTTGCAACACTTGATATTGGCTCCGTTGATATCCACACCAACCGCTTTCTTGCACACTTTTGCAAACTGAATTGTGTTCCCACCGCCACCACAGCAGACATCAAGTATGTATCTGCacttcttgagtttcaGCTTGACGTAACTGGCTGTATATTTTGCGACAGATTCTGGTGTAACCGAATACCAGAGCTCCGAAGTGAGATAGATCCCTTCATCaaacttggagaagagctGGTAACGCTTGCGCCAAtactttttgcaattttCGGGGAGTGTGTGATAGTTATGCATTAGAagctcatcttcttcgttcaCGACGAAGTCAGAGGTCATGTTGAAGTAGAAAGAAGAGTTCCGATAGTAGTGCGCGATGAGTGGATCAATTTTAATTCGTTTAATGAAACATTGTAATATACACTGAATAACCCATAACCCTAAATCTTCCACACTTTGTCGTCACTAAGCATAATCTTGTTCTCATCTTGCATCTTGGCGAATGCActttcaatttcaataGGACTGAAGACTTCCTCCTGCTGCAAGTCCTCGTTGATAGCCTCGATAATGGTTTCCTTAGGACAGGCGCCACCATAGCTGTCAAACATGGTCGAATTTATCATTCTTGACATGACTTGTAAGAACAAAGCATATCTTTCTGCACTTATACCTTCGGCATGGACGGCAACATTGTGATCATGCGAGCTGCCAGTTGTTTCAGACAAGGGCTGCGCTTGACCCCTTGAGATGTGCATATTTCTCATGTTCTCCTCGACGCCAGCGGGAAGAGTTGACGATCTGTTTTCTGTTGGCTCCTCTGAATCTGGGCGAACCGTTTGAGCTATAGTAGCTCTGTGAATGGCGGCCTCTGCAACATTGAGTTCCTGATCGATAtcgtcttcgtcatcaAGCTCACCGTACCTGggctcttctcttcttctcttggcagtcttcttcttgttgtgaGCATCTCTAAACAACGAGTATCGAAGGAGCTCCTCGGCAACCTTGGCGTCTTTAATATCAACAGATTTGGACAAACGCAACTTAGCGTGGGCGGTAGAGAGACGAATAAGGGTCTCCAATGTTCTTGCGGTGACGGGTGCTGTTCTTCTGTGGACATCTGTGTCACTGTTTCTCAAGTCTTTGTAGACAGACACAACGTACAGAGATGCTCTCTCCGTCAATTTCGGCTTGATTCTTTGTTTAGCATATTGCAcatatttcttcaaaaatggAATGGATAGCAACGTTGGCGTCTGACCACTTGCACCGCTTCTGGCGACACCAGCATGTAAAAGGGAATTAAACTTTTCAAAGATGGGCTCTTCGAAGGAGTCGTCAACTGGGTCTTCTCCAGTTGCCAAGGAGACAACACTACGCTCCCTCACGGGCTCACCCTCTGCCAAACCAGCGGAGATGAAACGATGCATTCTCAAAACGTGTTCGGACACAGTCTTGTCTTTCACTTGATTGACATCATCTGTAACAATGAAAAGCAAATCGAAACGAGACAAAAGAGAATCAGGCAAGGCTATGTTCTTATGTGGATCCTTGTGAACATCATACTGGCCAAAGACAGGATTAGCAGCAGCTATAACAGAGCATCTAGCATTAAGGGTGGTGTGAATACCAGCCTTTGCTATGGTGACAGTTTGTTGTTCCATAACTTCGTGAATAGCCACACGATCAGTGTCGGACATTTtgtcaaactcatcaataCACACAACACCCCTGTCAGCCAAAACCATGGCACCTGCCTCCAAACGTCTTTCTCCTGTTTCCTTGTCTGAGGTGACGGCCGCGGTCAAACCAGCGCCAGAGGAGCCTCGACCGGTGGTTGCAATAGCCAAGGAAGCTGTGTTGAGCACAAATCTAAGCATCTGGGACTTGGCGGTCGATGGGTCACCCACCATGAGAATATTAATATCACCTCTCAAATGTGTTCcgttggccaagttcttctcgCTACCACCGAACATCATAAGCAAAACTGCCTTTTTAATGTAATCGAGACCGTAAATTGAGGGCGCAAGCGAGTTGGACAAGATATCAAAgatattcttctccttAGCCATCTTGTTTATCTCTCTGACATCCTGATCAGTAAGCTTCTCGTGAGCAGCAACTCCTGTAGATCTGGCGTGAAGTGGGTAGACGGCATTCGCCAAAATCACTGTTTTAAAAGACGAAGAGTTGTTGGAACCACCACCCAAAGCTCTGTAAATACCCACAATCTGGACTCTGTCACCCGGCTTCGTAGTATCCAccaaatcatcatcaaggatgATATCAACAGACCTTGGCAACTGACCGGCAGGAGCAGATTCAGGCATTTCTTGAACGGAGATCTTCTGGTGATCTCTGTATGTAGAGTAACCATACTCTGGAGTAAGTGCGTTTCCATTGGGGTCTTCCAAGGGGTAAACAGCAGGAGTGGAAATTGCATCAAAAGATGTTGTGTTATCTTTGTAactctttgcaaagaatcTGGCTGCTTTTTCAGAATAGTGAACCGACCTGATCACCTTTGGTCTCACTAAAGAGGCTCTTGTCACAATACCTTCAATAGAAACCATTTTCGAAAGGAAGTTCGACGAAATGGTTCGAGGGGTCACTTGGTTTCCACCAAAGGCGCCCTTAAGGGAGATATAAAATTGTTGGTTCTCATCAATCTCGCTGTAGCGGTTGTCATGAGGGTCATAAATCGTCATCACAGTATCTCTGAGAGCACGCTCACAGGCTGGCAAGTAGTCAACAGGGGTATCCAAAAGGCCCCTCCAAAATTCAGCGTCAAAGTCACGaatctcatcaagcagAACTGGCAATCTGAATTTGCCTTTCATGAGCATGTCCTTGATGGCAGATCTGTGGCTAATACCATTTTCTGAATTCTGGTCTAAAAACTCTTGGAACCTTTTTACACGATCACTGAAGACAGCGTCAATGACCTGATCGTTCAAGTCGTCCATCTTTGTCTAAGAAATATTTGGGTTCAAAAGGAAACGAGTGAATCGATGGTTGGAGagggagaagaaaaaaaattgtttAGTTAAATGTATGTATCCCGAAGCGCGTAATTAGTTTTCCCAAAAGAGCCTACTTATTAGACGCGAAAAGTCAGACAAAAAAGGGACGCGTCGCGGCCGACACAAGGTGAACAGAATAACTAGGAGGGAAATTGGGTGTACAGATGAACTGTAAACCTTCGAAAACCACATCAATATGAAAATGTTATTTAGCTATTGATGtagcaaaaaaaaaaaaaataccGGTTTGATCGCAACCGAAAGTACAGAAAATTTACTAGCATATATCACTACTATTTAACCTGTCAAAAGCATCACCATATAATATATAAACTCTTTTTGTGTTGTTTGCATCTCAAAGATGACGACTTAGCCATGAAGAAtagcagaagaaaaagatttaGGTTAAAGAAAAGGTAAATCATGTCACAAAAAATACTAAAGTATCGGAATAATCCTCGTTGAAGACTGCAAGTAGGATCATCAAGTGTGATGTGAATTTTGCAACGTTTTCATGAGGGTAAATGAGGACGTCCGTAATTACAGCTGGAGGTACTGAATTTGATGGTACAATGCATTGATGATGTGTGGCTATTTGCGAATTAATGGGTACTTCTATACGAGAATGTTCAACTTAACTTCCAACCTTCCATGAAAGCATTGTCTTGTCCGAAAAGTGTTTCCCATTCTTCGTACTCGAGGGCCGCTAGACCCTTGtatcttcttttctcttcactGTCGAGCAAGGAGGCGTAAGTCCAGTCCAAGAAATCCTCCATGTTGTATGAGGGTTTTCTGAACGGCTCACCAAATATTCTTGCCAAGGTTGCGATGTTGGGGTGATAATGGCTTTGAAGTGTTTCAAGCTCCCAAAGAGAGGACCCTAACGCGCCAGTTTTTTGAGGATTGGTTTCCTTGTTGTCGAAGGGGTCTTTGTAATCTGGGTTGTTGCGCCCCTCCAGGTTTTGTAGCATGATCATACAAGTTGGATGTCTCTTCAAGAGGTTATAAATGAATGGGAACAAGATAACAACACCTGGTGCAGGAGCCGATAGAGCCAAACGAGCGAGtcttttgatgaatgaTGCAACTAAGTTAGCGCTCAAATGTGTTGAGCTAAGGAACAAGTCGAGTTGGCGGAAGAAGCGTGCTCTGTATCTGATGTATAAAAGGTTGGGCGTGAGCAAGGAGTAAAGTTTGTTGTAAAAGTCAGGATATTCCAAATTGTAATCCTTCATAAGTTGCCAGAGTGATTTGATGACTAGAAGATGAaccacttcatcttcctcttgaTCAAATGAATCGGTGAGGAAGTCCATCATGGAGGACGGTGTGCTCAAGTATGGTAGGATACTGTAGTCCATGGAATTTAGAATTAGCTTATACTGAGCCGCAGACAAGTCTGGTAATCTGACCCAAGCCAAGaaacatttttgaaacttAGCCTTCAAGTCATCGGTTAGATCATCAGGGCTGGTAGATTCCTCATCGTCAGGGACAAGACCATCCTTGATAAGCTCAAAGTAGTTTGCAAAAATCTTGTCTCTAGTAGGACGCTCGAGACTTTGCCATTCCACGAGTTTATCAGCAAGGGAATCTTGAAATAAATTAAGCTGCAAGTTTCTGTCGTCGCAAAATAGAGCCAGAAATGCTTGCACAACATAATTGTCCGATCTTCCGTCTGGCCTATTGCAGCCAATATCACTAGCAAGTAATGCGATGACTAGTTCCTGGTACATGGCGACAGGAAATTCTCCATATTTTGTCGtttcctcttccaagaGAGCTAGGTAAGAGTCGACAGCGTCAAGTTGAACAGAGGCCTGAAATGGGAGTCGAGTGTTAACAAACCAGCATAGTCTAGCCCTAAACTTGTCATACTTGTCTCTCACCCAGGATgcaatgagctttttcttctcatctttCGTTTCCTCCATCACACTGGACAGGATGAGAACCTCGAAACACTTCGTGAGCTTTTCTGTAAGAAGCCTAGCATGTTTATCAAAACTTTGGTCTCCTTCTTTCAATaacttcttttcaattATTTGATACTCATCTATCAAAGGTACTAGGCCATTGTACTTTCTATCTTGTGTCACTTTCTCAGCTAGCTCAGCAATCTCGTGATGCTCGAgaattttttcttccacaGCTTCGACCACTTTACGCTTTTCCTCTTTATCAGCTTTAGGCTTCTTTGCTACCAGCGCATTTCCCTTCGAtcctctctttttggccATCGCTGTCTATGCTCAGCTCTGCGCGCATCTAACTAACTATGTATGTGAGGTCCTAACGTACCGGTGTAGATGCGAAGAGGTGAGTTACCCGGCCAGCCTTCATAAAAGAGCGACGATTCCCGGCCCCAAAGTTTCGAAGGTATATGACCTTCCAAGTTTTATAAAATATGATGAAGTCTCGTGTAACACCTTACTGTTCCCTCTGGAGTTGAGTCTTATCCTCTGGACGAGATTCCTTCGGAAACGTTGTCCGTACGGATGGCTGGGTTTAAATGGTGACAGCGTTTGGCACAACTTACCTTGTTACATTAACAAACGCCTGAAGAGTTTCTGACCCTTGGAAGGGCATTCGAAGTAGGAGAAAGTAACTGAGTAGTGGATCCTCGACCGTGAGCCTCACATCGTATTCCTTCAATGAAAGGAAATAGGAAAAATGGCATCACTTTTGCGTCCAAGATATCCTTGCAACGCATTCTCGTTTTACATCTTCTGTTATCGCCTACACTTGATCCTAAATATACCTGGATTGATGATTAGATTATACAGCTTAGATGAAGGTTTCGTAAGGAACTGGGGCCAATGTCTGAGGAACGTTCTCACCGATCTTGACAACCTTGGCCTCTCTTGGCTGAGCtggctttctcttcaagtcaatcTGCTCGCCCTTAGCCTTAGcctctctcttcaaagcagcgTTGGTCTTGACTCTGTTCAAGAATTCAGTACGGCAAGCAGAGTGCTTGACGTGCTCGATTCTCAAGTtaaccttcttctcaatgtATCTGTTACCAACaaccttgttgatgatgacacCGACGGAAGTCTTGGTAACGTTGAAAACGATACCGGTCTTACCGTGGTAGTACTTGTGTGGCATACCCTTCTGGATAGAACCGTTGGCCTTGATGTCCACAATGTCACCAACCTTGTAAGTCTTCAAGTAAGTAGACAAAGGAATGGTTCCGTGCTTTCTAAAGTCACGTTGGAACATGTAACGAGTACGAGATCTGTAACCGTGACTGTCTGTTAGTATAATTTTTAAGGTGTAGGTTGAAGCTTCCTGTCAGAAGTACAATAGCGATCACTTCTCTATTCATATCTCAATGAGATCTAAGTGTTTTTTCTGGTTTGATATTGGAATTGTACATCTCTTTTGACTCTCAAAGTTTTTGTGAATACGAATATATGGTCTGCCTTGATGAAAGTTGGTTGAATTGAAAGTGCATTATTATGATACATTGGGGCACTCTGGAATAGAAGATGAAAACGCTTTGCAAATTTCGACATGATAACTTCCTGCTCATGAACAGAGCTCTATTGCAACATACGTGTGGGCCATTTTTGGTTGTTATTGAATCTATCGAAGACGGACTCTTACCAGAATTGAAGTTTTTTCGTGAGAAGGTGAGAGGAAAATTTTCGGCACTGCACATGAGCTGCCATACTCAGTGGCTAGCGTCGTGTGTATAGAGGTCTTGGACGAATTTACGCACGTGCGATCAGTAAAACTTAGGGCTCCTAGCCCTAGACTGCTATTTAGTGCTAGCGAtctcaatggctgcaaaacggGTGCTTATGCACCTAGTGCTACAGGAGAAAACGACACCCAAGTAATCTACTGGAGATGAAGGATGGTTACAACTCACTGAGTGAATTTTGTTTGATGTCGAGGAATTTAACCTCTGTGCCTAGTGAACAGAGAGTTGTTGTCCTTGAAGTTAGGTACCTTTCTGAGCTGAAGGATGGAAAGTATCATGAACATGGATGAATAGGAACTGCTTGGATGCTCAGATCGCTGTCAATAATTTACTCAAGACTTCTCTCATAGCTATCGCAAGACAATTCCTGCTCGATTCAGTGTGGTATTTGAGGATGCAATCTAGGATTTGTCATGGGTGTTGTGTTGACAAGCGACGGCAATTTCAGCACACACTTTGCTCCAGACATTCGGTGATTGTTAGCATCAAAGATATATCATGATAATAGAATGTGTGATTGCTTCCATGAATAATCCTTCGTCTGTTGTATATCAGTTAGTAATTTCTCATAGGCGGTCTCCAATACGGCATTTCtattttgattttcagtAGAATAATCTTAAGCTGTGGAATTAGTTATCTGAACCCAAATAATACATCCCTCAACCGGTTTCCTCACCTTCCTtatcattttttttatactcttttcttttatcGCTTATCACTGAGGTTCCTTCTTGTGTGCGACTTAACCCCAGATCTCATCGCATGTACCTCATCGCACACGGTCGGACTATTTACCatgaagacgaagatcCTAGTTCTACATCCAAACCCTGACAACTTGGATGCTATCATTAAAAAGGCCAACTTACAGAATTCGAAAAATGGTCCTTTCGAAGCTGTCCTTCTACTAGGAAAGTACGATCTAAAGGCATGTCCCACAGTTCCTGAGGTGCCCACCTACTATACTGGCAGCATAGAACAAAAAGAGCAATTCACGGATATCATGAAAAATCTTATATGTGTTACAGGTGGGTTTCTGACTCTCAAGCTTGCTTCAGGTGTGAAGATTGGGTTCTTTGACAGGATATGTGAGGATGCTACTGGTGATGTAGATATACTAGTGTCGTTCCATTGGCCATtggcaattgcaaaaaccCAGGGACTCTCGGTCATCGGCGACCGTGAAGTTGATAAGATGGTAACAAAGCTTCAGCCACGGTATCATTTCGCTGTGGGCACAGAAAAGGGTCGATTTTATGAGCATCCTGCCTTTCCATGGACACCAACAAAAGCTTGCAGAATGATATCCTTGGGCCAGGAGGGGTCAGGAAATAAGTGGTTTTATGCCTTTTCCATTGATCCACTGGAATCTTTAccttttgttgatggcgTCAACCCCTTCAAGATAGAGTCTCAAAATGTTTccgttgttgaagaacagATGGAATCAGGTGAAAAATTACAGCCGCTCAAAAGAGCGTCAGAGAACGACGAGCAACCTGTTAAAAGG
This window encodes:
- the MCM3 gene encoding MCM DNA helicase complex subunit MCM3; translation: MDDLNDQVIDAVFSDRVKRFQEFLDQNSENGISHRSAIKDMLMKGKFRLPVSLDEIRDFDAEFWRGLLDTPVDYLPACERALRDTVMTIYDPHDNRYSEIDENQQFYISLKGAFGGNQVTPRTISSNFLSKMVSIEGIVTRASLVRPKVIRSVHYSEKAARFFAKSYKDNTTSFDAISTPAVYPLEDPNGNALTPEYGYSTYRDHQKISVQEMPESAPAGQLPRSVDIILDDDLVDTTKPGDRVQIVGIYRALGGGSNNSSSFKTVILANAVYPLHARSTGVAAHEKLTDQDVREINKMAKEKNIFDILSNSLAPSIYGLDYIKKAVLLMMFGGSEKNLANGTHLRGDINILMVGDPSTAKSQMLRFVLNTASLAIATTGRGSSGAGLTAAVTSDKETGERRLEAGAMVLADRGVVCIDEFDKMSDTDRVAIHEVMEQQTVTIAKAGIHTTLNARCSVIAAANPVFGQYDVHKDPHKNIALPDSLLSRFDLLFIVTDDVNQVKDKTVSEHVLRMHRFISAGLAEGEPVRERSVVSLATGEDPVDDSFEEPIFEKFNSLLHAGVARSGASGQTPTLLSIPFLKKYVQYAKQRIKPKLTERASSYVVSVYKDLRNSDTDVHRRTAPVTARTLETLIRLSTAHAKLRLSKSVDIKDAKVAEELLRYSLFRDAHNKKKTAKRRREEPRYGELDDEDDIDQELNVAEAAIHRATIAQTVRPDSEEPTENRSSTLPAGVEENMRNMHISRGQAQPLSETTGSSHDHNVAVHAEGISAERYALFLQVMSRMINSTMFDSYGGACPKETIIEAINEDLQQEEVFSPIEIESAFAKMQDENKIMLSDDKVWKI
- the NOC4 gene encoding ribosome biosynthesis protein NOC4 → MAKKRGSKGNASVAKKPKADKEEKRKVVEAVEEKILEHHEIAELAEKVTQDRKYNGLVPLIDEYQIIEKKLLKEGDQSFDKHARLLTEKLTKCFEVLISSSVMEETKDEKKKLIASWVRDKYDKFRARLCWFVNTRLPFQASVQLDAVDSYLALLEEETTKYGEFPVAMYQELVIALLASDIGCNRPDGRSDNYVVQAFSALFCDDRNLQLNLFQDSLADKLVEWQSLERPTRDKIFANYFELIKDGLVPDDEESTSPDDLTDDLKAKFQKCFLAWVRLPDLSAAQYKLILNSMDYSILPYLSTPSSMMDFLTDSFDQEEDEVVHLLVIKSLWQLMKDYNLEYPDFYNKLYSLLTPNLLYIRYRARFFRQLDLFLSSTHLSANLVASFIKRLARLALSAPAPGVVILFPFIYNLLKRHPTCMIMLQNSEGRNNPDYKDPFDNKETNPQKTGALGSSLWELETLQSHYHPNIATLARIFGEPFRKPSYNMEDFLDWTYASLLDSEEKRRYKGLAALEYEEWETLFGQDNAFMEGWKLS
- the RPL21A gene encoding 60S ribosomal protein eL21 produces the protein MAHTHGYRSRTRYMFQRDFRKHGTIPLSTYLKTYKVGDIVDIKANGSIQKGMPHKYYHGKTGIVFNVTKTSVGVIINKVVGNRYIEKKVNLRIEHVKHSACRTEFLNRVKTNAALKREAKAKGEQIDLKRKPAQPREAKVVKIGENVPQTLAPVPYETFI